One Narcine bancroftii isolate sNarBan1 chromosome 3, sNarBan1.hap1, whole genome shotgun sequence DNA window includes the following coding sequences:
- the mogs gene encoding mannosyl-oligosaccharide glucosidase: MARQRLKKERLLDSKVDGKNGKNTAPHKKAPTREKKKKSNLGNVFVTMAMILCAVSCVWFCYAIYMRSWFAHRIITPHPSSKILNSNSSSPALTPERFWGSYRPQVYFGMKTRSQKSIVTGLMWIQQFKSEVNLRHTCEQDDRLPSYGWLMHDGINFGVQEIKENNFILTTEFGKRLGGQHGGDWTWRITAKPQSSAPENPVISLLFYVASDGEGVLQPHIEGKKLVAVSGSSAELGKFKITFLTPADLKSRNPKYASYNHLQAPCASLEMVTDIVKSSLNGRFVYSETSANRRYYVGVDTYKPVPNQDRETTFNTLLVHQVTVQAPFEIEVLFESGSYMERSNRFSGDVFTDELERWKRAFDEKFDNIFHLSDKGFPPQQVKFAQAVFSNTIGGMGYFFGQSYVQSKYNEHPLPYLEGPLYTAVPSRSFFPRGFLWDEGFHQLLISKWNWSISKEVIGHWLDLMNVEGWIPREQILDNEARSKVPAEFIVQRNENANPPTLFLTLQKLIEDLNGQLTEEDETYLKKLFPRLKTWYDWYNSTQVGPLPSSYRWRGRDTDTNLFLNPKTLTSGLDDYPRASHPSEEERHVDLRCWMTLASKVMRDITELLGLPQQDYQNMYETLSDNSLLEELHWSEDLKAFSDYGNHSQSISLEREKISVPRGQSRQHNQAARLVRSVRKQPKLQYVNAFGYVSLFPFLLQILKPDSPKLQCILKDMKDAGKLWTPYGLRSLSKSSPLYLKRNTEYDPPYWRGPIWVNLNYLVVRALYYYSTQTGPYQEMAATLYQELRTNLITNIYKQYVQTGYLWEQYNDNTGRGQGSHPFTGWSSLIVLIMAEQY, translated from the exons ATGGCACGGCAGAGGTTGAAGAAAGAGAGGCTGCTTGATTCAAAGGTggatgggaaaaatggaaagaacacAGCCCCTCACAAGAAGGCCCCAACCagggaaaagaagaaaaagtccAATTTGGGGAATGTTTTCGTCACTATGGCAATGATATTGTGCGCTGTGAGCTGTGTGTGGTTTTGCTATGCTATTTACATGAGGTCCTGGTTTGCTCACAGAATCATAACGCCTCACCCCTCATCAAAGATTTTGAATAGCAACAGCTCTAGTCCTGCATTGACACCAGAAAGATTCTGGGGATCATACCGACCTCAGGTGTACTTTGGAATGAAAACACGGAGCCAGAAATCAATTGTAACAG GGTTGATGTGGATCCAGCAGTTCAAATCAGAGGTGAACCTGCGCCATACATGTGAGCAAGATGATCGGCTTCCCAGCTATGGATGGCTGATGCATGATGGCATCAACTTTGGAGTGCAGGAAATTAAAGAGAACAATTTCATCTTAACAACTGAGTTTGGGAAGCGCCTTGGTGGCCAACATGGTGGAGACTGGACTTGGAGAATTACTGCCAAACCACAG AGCTCTGCGCCAGAGAATCCAGTGATATCGCTGTTATTTTACGTCGCCAGTGATGGAGAGGGAGTCCTACAGCCACACATTGAAGGGAAGAAGTTGGTGGCAGTGTCAGGATCATCAGCTGAGTTGGGAAAATTCAAAATTACTTTCCTGACACCAGCTGATCTTAAATCCAGGAATCCAAAATACGCCAG TTACAACCACCTGCAGGCACCATGTGCAAGTCTGGAGATGGTGACAGACATTGTGAAAAGTAGCTTGAATGGCCGTTTTGTGTACAGTGAAACCTCTGCAAATAGACGCTACTACGTTGGAGTGGACACTTACAAGCCAGTCCCAAACCAAGATCGGGAGACCACATTCAACACCCTCCTGGTTCATCAAGTTACGGTGCAGGCTCCCTTTGAGATTGAAGTCCTGTTTGAATCAGGAAGTTATATGGAGCGATCAAATCGTTTCTCTGGTGATGTTTTCACAGATGAACTTGAAAGATGGAAGCGAGCATTTGATGAAAAATTTGACAACATTTTCCACTTGTCTGATAAGGGCTTTCCCCCACAACAAGTGAAATTTGCCCAAGCAGTGTTCAGTAATACAATTGGAGGAATGGGCTACTTCTTTGGTCAGTCATACGTTCAGTCCAAATACAATGAGCACCCATTGCCTTATTTGGAGGGTCCACTCTACACTGCAGTTCCTTCCCGCTCGTTTTTCCCACGAGGATTTCTGTGGGACGAAGGTTTCCACCAACTCCTCATCAGTAAATGGAATTGGTCCATTAGTAAGGAAGTGATTGGACATTGGTTGGATCTGATGAACGTTGAAGGCTGGATTCCCAGAGAACAAATTCTGGACAATGAAGCACGGAGTAAAGTGCCAGCCGAGTTCATTGTCCAGAGGAATGAAAATGCCAACCCTCCCACACTCTTCCTGACGTTACAAAAGCTAATCGAAGATTTAAATGGCCAGTTGACTGAGGAAGATGAGACCTATTTGAAGAAGCTCTTTCCCCGTCTAAAGACTTGGTATGATTGGTACAATTCAACCCAAGTTGGCCCCCTCCCATCATCCTATCGTTGGCGAGGTCGTGACACTGATACCAATCTGTTCCTCAATCCAAAAACTCTGACCTCTGGACTCGATGATTACCCACGGGCATCACACCCTTCCGAGGAGGAACGCCATGTTGACCTTCGCTGCTGGATGACATTGGCATCAAAGGTGATGAGAGATATCACAGAACTCCTTGGGTTACCACAGCAGGACTATCAGAACATGTACGAAACCCTGAGTGACAACTCCCTGCTTGAAGAGCTGCACTGGTCTGAGGACCTGAAGGCCTTCAGTGATTATGGGAATCATTCTCAGTCCATCTCTCTGGAACGAGAGAAGATCTCTGTGCCACGTGGTCAGTCTCGACAGCACAACCAAGCAGCCAGGCTTGTCCGCTCTGTTCGCAAGCAGCCAAAGCTGCAGTACGTGAATGCTTTTGGTTATGTGAGCCTGTTTCCATTTCTGCTTCAAATCCTGAAGCCTGATTCCCCCAAACTGCAATGCATCTTAAAGGATATGAAAGATGCTGGGAAACTCTGGACTCCTTATGGCCTGCGCTCACTTTCCAAATCTAGCCCTCTCTACTTGAAACGCAACACTGAATATGACCCGCCTTATTGGCGGGGGCCTATCTGGGTTAATTTGAACTACCTGGTAGTTCGAGCATTGTATTACTATTCCACGCAGACTGGGCCCTATCAAGAAATGGCGGCAACACTATACCAGGAGCTGAGGACTAACCTCATAACCAATATATATAAACAGTATGTGCAAACAGGTTACTTGTGGGAACAATATAATGATAACACTGGCCGAGGACAGGGCAGTCACCCCTTCACCGGCTGGTCATCTCTGATCGTTCTCATAATGGCCGAGCAATATTAA